Proteins from a genomic interval of Desulfofustis limnaeus:
- a CDS encoding tRNA-dihydrouridine synthase family protein has product MALRIHNLSIDPPLALAPMVGLTHSVFRSLLVELGGVGLLYSEMLSAKRLPAENADLTPGLIRSSLEFPLFYQIWANEDTDLVAAVRKIEELNGQGIDLNLGCPAPQLRKMGAGRYLLERPDRLMPVLRRIRTSTTLPLSVKIRIGPTADPAALLLTCRMLEEQGVDLIVVHARLAGEKFCRKPRWQLLDVLPQRLSIPFFANGGIFTVQDARDCLTLSGADGLMIGRGAVQWPWLISAIARDIYGHKSPLAYSSPEQLYFTYIDLLMARFPPERRLGRLKQFTHHFAASLPFGHSLASTIQSSGSMKEARTRAAVFFEQSDNQSLTEEV; this is encoded by the coding sequence ATGGCACTGAGGATCCACAACCTCTCAATAGATCCGCCGCTCGCCCTGGCTCCCATGGTCGGACTGACTCACTCGGTCTTTCGTTCGTTGCTGGTGGAGCTTGGCGGCGTCGGACTTCTCTATTCGGAGATGTTGAGCGCCAAACGGCTCCCTGCCGAAAATGCCGACTTGACTCCCGGATTGATACGGAGCAGCCTGGAATTCCCGCTCTTTTATCAGATATGGGCAAACGAAGACACGGATCTTGTCGCGGCTGTCAGAAAAATCGAAGAACTGAATGGCCAGGGCATCGATCTCAACCTCGGCTGCCCCGCGCCGCAACTGAGAAAAATGGGGGCGGGACGGTATCTGCTGGAGCGACCCGATCGGCTAATGCCTGTTCTACGCCGCATCCGCACCAGCACCACACTGCCGTTGAGTGTTAAAATACGAATCGGCCCTACCGCCGATCCAGCCGCGCTTCTTCTGACCTGCCGAATGCTGGAAGAGCAGGGCGTAGACCTGATTGTCGTGCATGCTCGCTTGGCCGGTGAGAAATTCTGCCGTAAACCTCGCTGGCAGCTGCTCGACGTATTGCCTCAAAGACTCTCCATACCGTTTTTTGCCAATGGAGGGATCTTCACGGTTCAAGATGCGAGAGACTGCCTCACCTTGTCCGGTGCCGACGGTCTGATGATCGGGAGAGGGGCGGTGCAATGGCCCTGGTTGATTTCTGCTATCGCTCGCGACATCTACGGTCATAAATCGCCGCTTGCATACTCTTCGCCTGAGCAGCTATATTTTACCTACATCGACCTGCTCATGGCACGTTTTCCTCCCGAGAGGAGATTGGGACGGCTGAAACAGTTCACCCATCATTTCGCAGCCTCTCTGCCCTTTGGCCACAGTTTAGCCAGTACCATCCAGAGCAGCGGAAGCATGAAAGAAGCACGAACGAGGGCAGCGGTCTTCTTTGAACAATCAGATAATCAATCATTAACAGAGGAGGTTTGA
- a CDS encoding phasin family protein: MIDLIKKAMFTGIGMLSLSKDKVEEIARDFMDKGKLSEKEGERLVDDLLKKSEESRQELTKQIEEQVQALLEKMDLASKKDLAAIRTELDDIKNKLGTMEKK; this comes from the coding sequence ATGATCGATCTCATCAAGAAGGCAATGTTCACCGGTATCGGCATGTTGAGTTTGAGCAAAGACAAAGTTGAGGAAATCGCCCGTGATTTCATGGATAAAGGGAAACTCTCCGAGAAGGAGGGTGAGCGACTCGTCGATGACTTGTTGAAAAAATCCGAGGAGTCGCGTCAGGAATTGACGAAACAGATTGAGGAGCAGGTGCAGGCATTGCTGGAAAAGATGGATCTTGCCTCGAAAAAGGACCTGGCCGCAATCCGGACGGAGCTTGATGATATAAAAAACAAACTAGGAACGATGGAAAAAAAGTAA
- the murJ gene encoding murein biosynthesis integral membrane protein MurJ codes for MSKSEDPSSGLAKSAATVSIAILLSRVLGLVREQVFAVFFGAGYAYDAFVVAFRIPNLLRDLFGEGALSAAFVAVFSDYNANRSAQETWRLASRVLCFFAIALSVLVLLGCLFAEQIVSVLAPDFGIVPGKLALTETMTVIMMPFLLFISLAAVVMGMLNTKGRFFVPALASSFFNLGSIIGGVSLAYLLPHYGYQPIIGMAFGTLIGGLLQLTIQLPALRKTGFRFSPTLQFNDPGLIRILKLMIPATIGLSATQINIFINTNFAASCIEGSVSWLNYAFRLVQLPIGLFGVAISIAALPLLARHASQGKQVELRRTFVSSLTLVFMLTIPATVGLVILAEPIIAILFEHGAFTALDTKATAIALSLYAVGLFAYSANKVIVPVYYAINATRYPVMASFAAIAVNISIILLTIDHFQHRAIAFSTSITMIVNFLFLALILYWKLGGYPLGYLVTNTLKIAVAAVVMGGVLYACDAIATPFAGQYSLIVQIVTLLALIAGAALFYVGLLRLFNIPELATMLDSAQRLWLRLTGRR; via the coding sequence GTGAGCAAGAGCGAAGACCCCTCCTCCGGATTGGCCAAATCCGCCGCCACCGTTTCCATCGCCATTCTCCTGAGCAGAGTGCTTGGGCTGGTACGTGAACAGGTGTTTGCCGTCTTTTTCGGGGCGGGTTATGCCTATGACGCTTTCGTGGTTGCCTTTCGCATCCCCAACCTACTTCGCGATCTGTTTGGCGAAGGGGCCCTCTCCGCGGCCTTTGTGGCGGTCTTCTCGGATTATAATGCCAATCGCAGCGCCCAGGAGACCTGGCGCCTGGCGTCGCGGGTCCTCTGTTTCTTCGCCATTGCCCTCTCCGTGCTGGTTCTGCTCGGCTGTTTATTCGCCGAGCAGATCGTATCGGTCCTTGCCCCGGATTTCGGCATCGTCCCCGGCAAGCTGGCCCTGACCGAGACGATGACGGTTATCATGATGCCCTTCCTGCTCTTCATCTCTCTGGCCGCCGTGGTGATGGGCATGCTCAACACGAAGGGACGGTTTTTTGTTCCTGCCTTGGCATCGAGCTTCTTCAATCTCGGCTCGATCATCGGCGGGGTCTCGCTCGCCTACCTGCTTCCCCATTACGGTTACCAGCCCATCATCGGTATGGCTTTCGGCACTCTCATCGGCGGTTTGTTGCAGTTGACCATTCAACTGCCGGCTCTGAGAAAGACCGGCTTTCGTTTCTCCCCGACGCTGCAGTTTAACGACCCCGGCCTGATCAGGATTCTCAAGTTGATGATCCCTGCCACCATCGGGCTCTCAGCCACCCAGATCAACATCTTCATCAATACCAACTTTGCCGCATCGTGCATCGAAGGCTCGGTTTCCTGGCTCAATTACGCCTTCCGGCTGGTGCAGCTGCCCATCGGCCTCTTCGGTGTGGCCATTTCCATAGCCGCCCTGCCGCTGTTGGCACGTCACGCCTCACAGGGAAAACAGGTGGAGTTGCGACGCACTTTCGTCTCCTCGCTGACCCTGGTGTTCATGCTGACGATTCCGGCGACGGTCGGTTTGGTCATCCTCGCTGAACCGATCATCGCCATCCTTTTTGAGCATGGGGCCTTTACCGCCCTGGATACGAAAGCAACCGCGATTGCTCTGTCTCTCTATGCGGTGGGACTGTTCGCCTACTCGGCCAACAAGGTGATCGTTCCCGTCTACTACGCCATCAACGCCACCCGCTACCCGGTGATGGCAAGTTTTGCTGCCATTGCGGTCAATATCAGCATCATCCTCTTGACCATCGACCACTTCCAGCACCGGGCCATCGCCTTCTCCACGTCGATCACCATGATCGTCAATTTCCTCTTTCTGGCGTTGATCCTGTATTGGAAGCTGGGCGGTTACCCGCTGGGCTATCTGGTTACAAACACCCTCAAGATAGCCGTTGCCGCAGTGGTGATGGGCGGTGTCTTGTATGCATGCGACGCGATCGCCACCCCCTTTGCCGGGCAGTACTCGCTAATCGTGCAGATTGTCACGCTGTTGGCCTTGATCGCCGGCGCCGCCCTCTTTTACGTGGGCCTGCTGCGCCTGTTCAACATCCCGGAATTGGCTACCATGCTCGACAGCGCCCAGCGGCTGTGGCTGCGGCTCACCGGCCGACGCTAA
- the fusA gene encoding elongation factor G, with protein sequence MQDTAMVRNIALIGHGNSGKTSLAEAMLYTAGKNNRLGKIDDGTSTMDYDDEEANRKITISSSFNNYKWKKHDIYLIDTPGEDSFFNETIFAAHVCDSALFVIGAVLGVRGQTRKFADLIADRSLPSMIVVTNMDRERANFLQTVDQIKEQLPLSPVIVHLPIGAEDQFRGVVDLVTGKAFLFDGDGKGTLKEATIPDDMADEVAMYRESLMESIAETDEELIEKFLEEGALSEDELLAGLRKAVAAGEVAPVSVVSSTANKGTAAVLDLINDFLPAPSAGKARSGHKPNSEEAVECPPVADAPFAGLVFKTMADPYAGRLTIFRVFSGTLAGESFFNASKKTSERFGHLFLIEGKEQRPVDSAGPGMIVAVAKLKETTTGDTLCAADRQVILPTPEPLAPVITYAVSAKKGEEEKLFSSISKMLDEDLSLKMSRQQQTGETLVSGMSQVHLEVVGSRIKKKFGVEMELSLPKIPYMETIRGSAKAQGRHKKQSGGRGQFGDCWIEISPIPGGKFEFVDSIVGGVIPQQYRPAVEKGIVEAMEKGVMAGYPVTDVKVVLYDGSYHTVDSSEMAFKIAGSLAFKKAAPEAGLVLLEPIMTIVITVHKDSVGDIMGDLNSRRGKVMGMDSSPKGEIITAQVPMAEIQTYANELTSMTGGLGSFSIEFSHYEEVPTQIADKIVAARNAEQS encoded by the coding sequence ATGCAGGATACAGCGATGGTCAGGAACATAGCTCTGATAGGACACGGCAATAGCGGCAAGACTTCCCTGGCTGAGGCCATGTTGTATACTGCTGGCAAAAACAACCGACTGGGCAAGATCGATGATGGGACCTCAACCATGGATTACGATGATGAAGAGGCCAATCGCAAGATCACCATCAGCTCCTCGTTCAACAATTACAAATGGAAAAAGCACGACATTTACCTGATCGATACCCCCGGTGAGGATTCTTTTTTCAACGAGACGATTTTTGCCGCCCACGTCTGCGACAGCGCCCTCTTCGTGATCGGTGCCGTACTCGGCGTGCGGGGTCAAACCCGCAAATTCGCCGACCTGATCGCCGATCGCTCGCTGCCGTCGATGATCGTGGTGACCAATATGGATCGGGAGCGGGCCAATTTTCTGCAGACGGTCGACCAGATCAAGGAGCAGCTGCCCCTATCCCCAGTGATTGTCCACCTGCCCATCGGCGCTGAAGATCAATTCCGCGGCGTTGTCGACCTGGTCACCGGCAAAGCCTTCCTCTTCGATGGCGACGGCAAGGGTACTCTCAAGGAAGCGACGATACCGGATGACATGGCCGACGAAGTGGCCATGTATCGTGAGTCTTTGATGGAAAGTATCGCCGAAACCGACGAGGAATTGATCGAAAAATTCCTGGAGGAAGGCGCGTTAAGCGAAGATGAGCTGCTCGCTGGGCTGAGAAAGGCTGTCGCCGCCGGTGAGGTGGCCCCGGTGTCGGTCGTCAGCTCGACCGCCAATAAAGGGACAGCGGCCGTCCTCGACCTGATCAACGACTTCCTTCCGGCGCCCTCCGCAGGCAAGGCACGCAGCGGTCACAAACCGAACAGCGAAGAAGCGGTTGAGTGCCCACCAGTCGCCGATGCGCCGTTCGCCGGTCTGGTGTTCAAGACCATGGCCGATCCGTATGCCGGCCGTCTGACCATCTTCAGGGTCTTCTCCGGAACGCTTGCCGGTGAATCCTTTTTCAATGCCAGCAAGAAGACCAGCGAGCGCTTCGGCCACCTGTTCCTGATCGAAGGAAAAGAGCAGCGCCCGGTCGACAGTGCCGGACCGGGGATGATCGTCGCGGTCGCCAAGCTGAAGGAAACAACCACCGGAGACACCTTGTGTGCCGCTGATCGCCAGGTCATCCTGCCGACGCCCGAACCTCTGGCACCGGTCATCACTTATGCGGTAAGCGCCAAGAAAGGAGAGGAAGAAAAGCTCTTTTCCTCCATCAGCAAGATGCTCGACGAAGACCTGAGCTTGAAGATGTCCCGTCAACAGCAGACGGGGGAAACGCTGGTATCCGGTATGAGCCAGGTGCACCTGGAGGTGGTCGGCAGCCGGATCAAAAAGAAATTCGGGGTCGAGATGGAGCTGAGCCTGCCCAAGATCCCCTACATGGAGACTATCCGAGGATCGGCCAAGGCTCAAGGGCGCCACAAGAAACAGAGCGGCGGCCGTGGCCAGTTCGGCGACTGCTGGATCGAGATATCACCGATCCCGGGTGGCAAGTTCGAATTCGTGGACAGCATTGTCGGCGGCGTCATCCCGCAACAATATCGCCCTGCCGTTGAAAAGGGCATTGTGGAAGCCATGGAGAAGGGAGTCATGGCCGGATATCCGGTCACCGACGTCAAAGTGGTCCTCTATGACGGCTCGTACCACACCGTCGACTCCTCGGAGATGGCGTTCAAGATCGCCGGATCGCTGGCCTTCAAAAAGGCGGCACCGGAGGCCGGACTGGTATTGCTGGAGCCGATCATGACCATCGTTATCACCGTTCACAAGGACAGTGTCGGCGATATCATGGGTGACCTCAACTCCCGGCGCGGCAAGGTCATGGGCATGGATTCGTCGCCCAAAGGAGAAATCATCACCGCCCAGGTACCGATGGCGGAAATCCAGACCTACGCCAATGAGTTGACCTCCATGACCGGCGGTCTTGGCTCGTTCTCCATCGAGTTTTCACATTACGAAGAGGTTCCCACCCAGATTGCCGATAAGATCGTTGCCGCACGCAATGCAGAGCAATCCTGA
- a CDS encoding cyclic nucleotide-binding domain-containing protein, translating into MRQQRALEKARQVVLEAEQEKKRGQIGQEVQRLLAGDLGVLENSDFRAGFGAFLLHCYKGGDQHIVRESLTVVGSLVCDPDERRREHAVEALCRGAGAFDASNDLELQLLTFEPLSSWLACEQTFISGFGLACSHVHRHAQKFLATPRWWSAVEQLLVTLHHIQEGVIQRNSTIRGMVTKLLESLATKPVLEDLVDCYLQDKSPRKLTSEAILVNLGRRSVIYLLNRLMHSQNKEERLQLIKLIPGSGSVAVPVLAECLEKKPPWYVIRNIVFIISELNNGSLFTIVKPYLSYNDLRVQQQVLSCMVKISGNRLKSHLIEALPLVHDELKMQIIMQLSQMGGEDVARALLDLLKARDQFDRETYIEMLVKLCISFKFCAAREVIPALKELIEERQLHAGPADPVIVAASDTLLVLEPRFRHEDQAKGGMLAGREDEYLFPAGEKSGSIRTIERSIKELVAQGDLERAGQKLFANAVTAARDKDFASAELLREKLLEINPLALSEVIRLGEIIEEEKSSSLSNHHIAVWSELYEQMTTEEFNALYFAMKQEIYRADELVVRAGETDPSLYFVNSGLVRMSCVCGGRETFLKRFRPGEVIGAKQFFSASVWTVTLAAQIETQVHVLTYEQYVTLRAVFPDMAGKLFSYCSRYDTVPDLLKMAGADRREFPRYGVSIFLENLLLDPYGNAGKRKFRGELLDISCGGLCFSIHISSPENARLLLGRQIVSELAFADGDLLKCFGAIVGIQRREDKPQHFTIHVRFYRHMDPPDVSRVVNLNM; encoded by the coding sequence TCAGAGAATCGCTCACGGTCGTGGGCAGCCTGGTATGCGACCCGGACGAGCGACGTCGGGAGCATGCGGTTGAAGCCCTTTGTCGAGGGGCCGGGGCGTTTGATGCCAGTAACGACCTCGAACTCCAGTTGCTCACCTTTGAACCGCTGAGTTCATGGCTCGCATGTGAGCAGACGTTCATCAGTGGTTTCGGACTGGCCTGCAGTCACGTGCATCGGCATGCTCAGAAGTTTCTGGCCACCCCCAGGTGGTGGTCGGCGGTCGAACAATTGCTGGTTACCCTGCACCATATTCAAGAAGGTGTCATCCAAAGAAACAGCACGATACGGGGCATGGTGACCAAATTGCTCGAGAGTCTGGCCACGAAACCGGTTCTGGAAGACCTTGTCGACTGTTATCTGCAGGACAAGAGTCCCAGAAAGCTTACGTCGGAAGCCATTCTCGTCAACCTCGGACGCCGCTCCGTTATCTATCTGCTCAATCGTTTGATGCATTCGCAAAACAAGGAAGAGCGCCTGCAGTTGATCAAACTGATACCCGGTTCCGGCAGCGTCGCCGTCCCGGTTCTCGCTGAGTGTCTGGAAAAAAAACCGCCGTGGTATGTCATTCGCAACATCGTCTTCATTATTTCCGAACTGAACAACGGTTCTTTATTCACCATCGTCAAACCATATCTCAGCTATAATGATTTACGGGTACAACAGCAGGTGTTGAGCTGTATGGTCAAGATCAGCGGCAACAGACTCAAAAGCCATTTGATCGAAGCGCTGCCGCTCGTGCATGACGAACTGAAGATGCAGATCATCATGCAGTTGAGTCAAATGGGTGGAGAAGATGTCGCCCGGGCCTTGCTCGACCTGCTCAAAGCAAGGGATCAGTTTGATCGCGAAACCTATATCGAGATGCTGGTCAAGCTGTGCATTTCGTTTAAATTCTGTGCCGCACGGGAAGTCATACCGGCCCTCAAGGAACTGATCGAGGAGCGACAACTGCATGCCGGCCCCGCTGATCCGGTCATTGTGGCGGCCAGCGATACCCTGCTGGTTCTCGAGCCGCGTTTTCGCCATGAAGATCAAGCAAAAGGAGGAATGCTCGCCGGCCGGGAGGATGAGTACCTCTTCCCCGCCGGGGAGAAATCGGGTTCAATCCGCACGATCGAAAGAAGCATCAAGGAACTGGTGGCGCAAGGAGACTTGGAGCGGGCTGGTCAGAAATTGTTTGCCAACGCCGTGACCGCAGCACGTGACAAAGATTTCGCGTCGGCCGAGTTGTTGCGCGAGAAATTGCTGGAGATCAATCCGCTGGCGCTGTCCGAGGTGATCAGATTGGGCGAGATCATCGAGGAGGAGAAGAGCTCGTCCCTGAGTAACCACCACATTGCCGTTTGGAGCGAACTCTACGAGCAGATGACGACCGAGGAGTTCAACGCCCTGTATTTTGCCATGAAACAAGAAATCTACAGGGCCGATGAACTGGTGGTGCGGGCCGGCGAGACCGACCCGAGCCTCTATTTCGTGAACAGCGGCCTGGTTCGCATGTCCTGTGTGTGCGGCGGCCGAGAGACGTTTTTAAAACGGTTTCGGCCGGGGGAAGTCATCGGGGCCAAACAGTTTTTCTCAGCATCGGTATGGACGGTAACACTGGCGGCCCAGATCGAAACCCAGGTCCATGTACTGACCTACGAACAATACGTGACGCTGCGGGCGGTATTCCCGGACATGGCGGGAAAACTCTTCAGCTATTGCTCCCGATACGATACCGTCCCGGACCTGCTGAAGATGGCAGGGGCCGACCGTCGAGAATTCCCACGCTATGGTGTTTCCATTTTTCTGGAAAATCTTCTGCTCGATCCCTACGGCAATGCCGGCAAGAGAAAATTCCGAGGAGAACTGCTTGATATTTCCTGCGGTGGGCTCTGTTTTTCCATCCACATTTCCAGTCCCGAAAATGCCAGACTGCTTCTCGGCCGACAGATCGTATCGGAGCTGGCCTTTGCTGACGGCGACCTTCTCAAATGCTTTGGAGCCATCGTCGGTATCCAGAGAAGAGAGGATAAACCCCAGCATTTCACCATTCATGTCCGCTTCTACCGCCACATGGACCCGCCTGACGTCAGTCGGGTGGTCAATCTCAACATGTAA